From one Luteolibacter sp. SL250 genomic stretch:
- a CDS encoding transporter: MKPLFLFPLLLPALHAAEFQRELSADRPDTTESPITVEAGRFQVESSMWAFGKDGSDETWTLGEMNLKAGLTAASDLQLVLRPWIHEQSDGETSEGFGDIELRLKHNLWGNDGGKTAGALMPYVSIPSQTAVSTGEWEGGVIFPVSIELTERLGFGFQVEAARVWEGDSGEYEWDFLHSAVLGVSLTEKLGLFIEYVGVAGDGDYEASGNVGLTWASTENLQWDIAVGVGLNDAAEDFSVAQGVTFRF; this comes from the coding sequence ATGAAACCACTCTTTCTTTTCCCTCTCCTCCTACCCGCCCTCCACGCCGCGGAGTTCCAGCGCGAACTCTCCGCCGACCGGCCTGACACCACCGAAAGCCCCATCACCGTGGAGGCCGGAAGATTCCAGGTGGAGTCCAGCATGTGGGCTTTCGGCAAGGATGGCTCCGATGAAACGTGGACGCTCGGTGAAATGAACCTCAAGGCGGGTCTGACCGCCGCGAGCGACCTGCAACTGGTCCTCCGTCCGTGGATTCATGAGCAGTCCGATGGTGAAACGAGCGAAGGCTTCGGTGACATCGAACTCCGCCTGAAGCACAATCTGTGGGGAAATGACGGAGGCAAAACCGCCGGTGCGCTGATGCCTTACGTTTCCATCCCCTCCCAGACCGCCGTCAGCACGGGCGAGTGGGAGGGCGGCGTGATCTTCCCCGTCTCCATCGAGCTGACGGAGCGCCTCGGCTTCGGCTTCCAGGTGGAGGCGGCACGGGTATGGGAAGGCGACAGCGGCGAATACGAATGGGACTTCCTCCACTCCGCCGTGCTGGGCGTCTCCCTGACGGAAAAGCTGGGCTTGTTCATCGAGTATGTGGGGGTCGCCGGTGACGGTGACTACGAAGCCAGCGGCAACGTGGGACTCACGTGGGCATCCACGGAAAACCTCCAATGGGATATTGCCGTCGGAGTCGGCCTGAACGATGCTGCGGAGGACTTCTCCGTCGCCCAAGGCGTCACCTTCCGTTTCTGA
- a CDS encoding metal ABC transporter ATP-binding protein, with translation MKSNPALETHDLSVSYRGKPVLHGVDVEIPYGSLTGIMGPNGAGKSTLLKAIMDVVKPDTGWVKLLGKPLDQVLGRIGYVPQRESVDWDFPVTVADVALMGTYAKLGWFGRPGKAEKARAREALEQTGIADLAGRQIGELSGGQQQRTFLARALAQQAEIYLMDEPFAGVDIATERTIVSLLHGLRDEGKTVIVVHHDLQTAERYFDRLLLLNGHVVAHGPTAEVFVPEILNQTYGGKLTMLSEISNRAARGEGGKAP, from the coding sequence ATGAAAAGCAATCCGGCCCTGGAAACCCACGACCTGTCCGTCTCCTACCGGGGGAAGCCCGTGCTGCATGGCGTGGACGTGGAGATCCCCTATGGTTCCCTGACAGGCATCATGGGGCCCAACGGGGCCGGAAAATCCACCCTGCTGAAGGCCATCATGGATGTGGTGAAGCCGGACACCGGGTGGGTGAAACTGCTGGGGAAGCCGCTGGACCAGGTGCTGGGTCGCATCGGCTACGTGCCGCAGCGCGAATCGGTCGATTGGGATTTCCCGGTGACCGTGGCGGATGTGGCTCTGATGGGGACCTATGCGAAACTCGGTTGGTTCGGTCGGCCTGGAAAGGCGGAGAAGGCGCGGGCGCGGGAGGCACTGGAGCAGACCGGAATCGCGGATCTCGCGGGACGCCAGATCGGTGAACTCAGCGGCGGCCAGCAGCAACGGACCTTCCTTGCGCGGGCGCTCGCCCAGCAGGCGGAGATCTATCTGATGGACGAGCCGTTCGCCGGGGTGGACATCGCCACGGAGCGCACCATCGTCTCGCTGCTCCACGGCCTGAGGGATGAGGGCAAGACGGTCATTGTCGTCCATCACGACCTCCAGACGGCGGAGCGTTATTTCGACCGGCTGCTGTTGCTCAACGGCCACGTGGTCGCCCACGGTCCGACGGCGGAGGTGTTCGTGCCGGAGATCCTCAACCAGACCTACGGTGGGAAGCTGACGATGCTCAGTGAGATTTCCAACCGCGCCGCCCGCGGAGAAGGAGGCAAGGCTCCATGA
- a CDS encoding zinc ABC transporter substrate-binding protein: MFMKSMMLMAGALLAVSCTKSESAGGGKPVVAATTTMVADLAKVIGGDRVEVRGLMGPGVDPHNYVPKLADTNLLEKADVVLYGGLHLEGRFQSTLEAMAKRGRNVVAVTDGIAQADLLSPQEDFEGTKDPHVWGDPLLWKQTVDTAVAAITKADPDGAAVYQTNGEAYKKQLDELSAWAKDKISTIPQEKRILVTSHDAFFYFGRAFGFEVRGLQGVSTAAEAGLKDRSKLVEYLRSQGVKTVFAETSINEKGISAVAAEAGVAVSDQPLFSDALGAPGDTATVDGETYDKGTYTGMVKHNVNSVVKGLK; the protein is encoded by the coding sequence ATGTTCATGAAATCAATGATGCTGATGGCCGGTGCATTGCTGGCCGTCTCCTGCACGAAGTCGGAATCCGCCGGTGGCGGAAAGCCGGTGGTCGCGGCGACCACCACCATGGTGGCGGATCTCGCGAAGGTCATCGGAGGTGACCGGGTCGAGGTGCGCGGGCTGATGGGACCGGGGGTGGATCCCCACAACTATGTGCCGAAGCTGGCGGACACGAACCTGCTGGAAAAAGCGGATGTCGTCCTCTACGGCGGACTACATCTGGAAGGCCGCTTCCAGAGCACGCTGGAGGCGATGGCGAAGCGGGGCCGCAACGTGGTCGCGGTGACCGACGGGATCGCCCAGGCGGATTTGCTCTCCCCTCAGGAAGACTTCGAGGGAACGAAGGACCCCCACGTATGGGGCGATCCCCTGCTGTGGAAGCAGACGGTGGATACCGCTGTCGCTGCGATCACCAAGGCCGACCCTGACGGCGCGGCGGTCTATCAGACGAACGGCGAGGCTTACAAGAAGCAGCTCGACGAACTGTCCGCCTGGGCGAAGGACAAGATCTCCACCATCCCCCAGGAAAAACGGATCCTGGTGACTAGCCATGACGCGTTCTTCTATTTCGGCCGCGCGTTCGGCTTCGAGGTGCGGGGACTCCAGGGCGTTTCCACCGCCGCGGAAGCGGGCCTGAAGGACCGCAGCAAGCTGGTGGAATACCTGCGCAGCCAGGGAGTGAAGACCGTGTTCGCGGAAACCTCCATCAATGAAAAGGGCATCTCCGCCGTCGCCGCGGAAGCCGGTGTGGCAGTGTCCGACCAACCTCTTTTCTCCGACGCGCTGGGCGCACCGGGTGACACGGCAACCGTGGACGGTGAGACCTATGACAAGGGCACCTACACCGGCATGGTGAAGCACAACGTCAACTCCGTCGTGAAAGGCCTGAAATGA